A single region of the Plantactinospora soyae genome encodes:
- the rpsI gene encoding 30S ribosomal protein S9, with amino-acid sequence MTDTIETAEAPAPAPVVRAPRGDRAIQTVGRRKRAIVRVRIVPGTGKITCNGRELEAYFPSKVHQQMIKEPLVTAEKPEAFDIIANLRGGGTTGQAGGLRLGIARALIVSDPDDRPALKKAGFLTRDAREIESKKYGLKKARKAPQYSKR; translated from the coding sequence ATGACCGACACCATCGAGACCGCCGAGGCTCCGGCGCCCGCCCCGGTGGTCCGGGCTCCCCGCGGCGACCGCGCGATCCAGACCGTTGGCCGCCGCAAGCGGGCCATCGTCCGGGTCCGGATCGTTCCCGGCACTGGCAAGATCACCTGCAACGGTCGCGAGCTGGAGGCGTACTTCCCCAGCAAGGTGCACCAGCAGATGATCAAGGAACCGCTGGTGACCGCCGAGAAGCCCGAGGCGTTCGACATCATCGCCAACCTGCGCGGCGGCGGCACCACCGGTCAGGCCGGCGGGCTGCGGCTGGGCATCGCCCGCGCGCTGATCGTGAGCGACCCGGACGACCGTCCGGCGCTGAAGAAGGCCGGCTTCCTCACCCGGGACGCGCGGGAGATTGAAAGCAAGAAGTACGGTCTCAAGAAGGCTCGCAAGGCGCCGCAGTACTCCAAGCGCTGA
- the rplM gene encoding 50S ribosomal protein L13 — protein MRTYSPKPGEIERQWHVIDASDVVLGRLATHAATLLRGKHKPTFAPHVDTGDFVVIVNAGKVALTGNKRQTKIAYRHSGYPGGLKQVRYDDLLNSRPDRAIELAVKGMLPHNKLGRKLIKKLKVYAGAEHPHAAQQPVPFEIKQIAQ, from the coding sequence GTGCGTACGTACAGCCCGAAGCCGGGTGAAATCGAGCGTCAGTGGCACGTCATCGACGCGTCAGACGTCGTGCTGGGCCGCCTGGCCACCCACGCCGCCACGCTGCTGCGGGGCAAGCACAAGCCGACTTTCGCGCCGCACGTCGACACCGGTGACTTCGTCGTCATCGTGAACGCGGGCAAGGTGGCGTTGACCGGCAACAAGCGCCAGACCAAGATCGCCTACCGGCACTCCGGCTACCCGGGTGGCCTGAAGCAGGTTCGTTACGACGACCTGCTGAACTCGCGCCCCGACCGCGCCATCGAGTTGGCCGTCAAGGGCATGCTCCCGCACAACAAGCTCGGCCGTAAGCTGATCAAGAAGCTGAAGGTCTACGCCGGTGCCGAGCACCCGCACGCCGCGCAGCAGCCGGTGCCGTTCGAGATCAAGCAGATCGCGCAGTGA
- a CDS encoding nitrate/nitrite transporter, with product MTSTAVPTGTKAAPDTDRTAAAPVTVGSGAGPGAPTRAAGSPRRHQLDDWRPEDPVFWRTTGAPVARRNLIVSIASEHIGFSVWSLWSVMVLFLGPQYGIDPAGKFLLTAVPTALGSVLRLPYTLAVARFGGRNWTIVSALLLLLPAVPMAILIEPGVSYGTLMVLACLAGVGGGNFASSMANINLFYPQRLKGWALGLNAGGGNIGVAAVQLVGLAVLATAGAAYPRLVPAVYLPLIVLAALASARYMDNIRGARNSKGAIREAAREPHTWIMSLLYIGTFGSFIGFGFAFGQVLQVQFKEQFATPIDAAYLTFLGPLVGSLIRPVGGWLADRFGGSLVTLVNFAAMAAGAGLVYFASGEHSLPLYLIGFIGLFVFSGIGNGSTYKMIPAIFRARATLAVSAGQLDAVAAERRARRLSGALIGIAGAVGAFGGVLVNIAFRQSFLTYQSADAAYLAFIAWYAICLTVTWVVYRRPSKHRLAGV from the coding sequence ATGACTAGTACCGCCGTCCCCACCGGCACGAAGGCCGCCCCCGACACCGACCGTACGGCCGCCGCCCCGGTGACGGTCGGCAGCGGCGCCGGCCCCGGTGCCCCGACCAGGGCCGCCGGGTCGCCCCGCCGGCACCAACTCGACGACTGGCGCCCGGAGGACCCGGTCTTCTGGCGTACCACCGGTGCCCCGGTCGCCCGGCGCAACCTGATCGTCTCGATCGCCTCCGAACACATCGGCTTCTCGGTATGGAGCCTCTGGTCGGTGATGGTGCTCTTCCTCGGTCCGCAGTACGGCATCGATCCGGCCGGGAAGTTCCTGCTGACCGCCGTACCGACGGCGCTCGGGTCGGTGCTGCGGCTGCCGTACACCCTCGCGGTGGCGAGGTTCGGCGGGCGGAACTGGACCATCGTCAGCGCACTCCTGCTGCTCCTGCCGGCGGTCCCGATGGCGATCCTGATCGAGCCCGGGGTGTCGTACGGCACGTTGATGGTGCTCGCCTGCCTCGCCGGGGTCGGCGGCGGCAACTTCGCCTCGTCGATGGCGAACATCAACCTCTTCTATCCGCAGCGGCTCAAGGGCTGGGCGCTCGGGCTGAACGCCGGTGGCGGCAACATCGGGGTCGCCGCCGTGCAGCTCGTCGGGCTGGCGGTGCTGGCGACGGCGGGTGCGGCGTACCCGCGCCTGGTTCCGGCCGTCTACCTTCCGTTGATCGTGCTCGCCGCGCTCGCCTCGGCCCGGTACATGGACAACATCCGGGGCGCCCGGAACTCCAAGGGTGCGATCCGGGAGGCGGCCCGTGAGCCGCACACCTGGATCATGTCCCTGCTCTACATCGGCACCTTCGGCTCGTTCATCGGCTTCGGCTTCGCCTTCGGCCAGGTGCTCCAGGTGCAGTTCAAGGAGCAGTTCGCCACGCCGATCGACGCGGCCTACCTGACCTTCCTCGGGCCGCTGGTCGGCTCGCTGATCCGGCCGGTCGGGGGCTGGCTGGCCGACCGGTTCGGCGGCTCCCTGGTGACCCTGGTGAACTTCGCGGCGATGGCGGCCGGCGCCGGGCTGGTGTACTTCGCCTCCGGGGAGCACTCGCTGCCGCTGTACCTGATCGGGTTCATCGGGCTCTTCGTCTTCTCCGGCATCGGCAACGGATCGACGTACAAGATGATCCCGGCGATCTTCCGGGCCAGGGCGACGCTGGCGGTGAGCGCCGGGCAGCTCGACGCCGTGGCCGCGGAGCGGCGGGCCCGGCGGCTCTCCGGAGCCCTGATCGGCATCGCCGGCGCGGTCGGCGCGTTCGGCGGGGTCCTGGTCAACATCGCCTTCCGGCAGTCGTTCCTGACCTACCAGAGCGCCGACGCCGCCTATCTCGCCTTCATCGCCTGGTACGCCATCTGCCTGACGGTCACCTGGGTGGTCTACCGGCGCCCGTCGAAGCACCGCCTCGCCGGGGTGTAA
- a CDS encoding class I SAM-dependent methyltransferase — MAVVSLFEAVAGSYDESRRRLVPCFDDFYGTAVEVAAPPLRRALASGRTPSVLDLGAGTGLLSLLLAAAVPGVRPTLVDGAPAMLAVAEGQLTRRGVPHETVVADLTAPLPGGPYDAVVSALAIHHLDDAGKRDLYRRIRQVLVPGGVFVNAEQVAGATPDLDHRYDEMWLAQVLALGATEAEIAGARERMRHDRPAPLPDQCRWLVESGFVGVDCFYKSWRFAVFGGRRELE, encoded by the coding sequence ATGGCGGTGGTGTCGCTCTTCGAAGCCGTGGCCGGGTCGTACGACGAGTCCCGCCGCAGGTTGGTGCCGTGCTTCGACGACTTCTACGGCACCGCGGTGGAGGTGGCCGCTCCGCCGCTGCGCCGGGCGCTGGCGTCCGGGCGTACGCCCAGCGTACTTGATCTAGGTGCCGGTACGGGACTGCTGTCGCTCCTGCTCGCTGCCGCCGTACCGGGCGTCCGCCCCACCCTGGTCGACGGGGCACCGGCGATGCTCGCGGTCGCCGAGGGGCAGCTGACCCGACGCGGCGTACCGCACGAGACGGTGGTCGCCGACCTGACCGCGCCGCTGCCCGGCGGCCCGTACGACGCGGTGGTCTCCGCCCTGGCCATCCACCACCTCGACGACGCCGGCAAGCGGGACCTCTACCGCCGGATCCGGCAGGTACTGGTCCCCGGTGGGGTGTTCGTCAACGCCGAGCAGGTGGCCGGGGCCACACCCGACCTGGACCACCGGTACGACGAGATGTGGCTCGCCCAGGTTCTCGCGCTCGGCGCGACCGAGGCGGAGATCGCCGGTGCCCGGGAACGGATGCGGCACGACCGCCCCGCGCCCCTGCCGGACCAGTGCCGCTGGCTGGTCGAGTCGGGCTTCGTCGGCGTCGACTGCTTCTACAAGTCGTGGCGGTTCGCCGTCTTCGGCGGCCGGCGCGAGCTGGAGTGA
- a CDS encoding molybdopterin oxidoreductase family protein, with amino-acid sequence MTDGARAATHSGDVSQDVATHCPYCALQCGMTLRPTAGRVEVLPRQFPTNRGGLCQKGWTAAELLDHPDRLTTPLVRDRPGAELRPATWPEALDRVVTGIRRIQAGHGRDAVAVFGGGGLTNEKAYALGKFARVALGTRNIDYNGRFCMSSAAAAGIRAFGIDRGLPFPLADLGTADTLLLVGANVAETMPPLVRYLIEQRERGGTLIVIDPRATATARQATLHLQPTPGTDLAVANALLHVALAEGWVDKRYVDARTAGFEPVRRVAASYWPARVEQLSGVPVADLEAAARALGTADRAIILTARGAEQHAKGVDTVTAFINLALALGLPGRPGSGYGCLTGQGNGQGGREHGQKADQLPGYRRIDDPAARAHVAGVWGVRPEELPGPGISAYELLTALGTPDGPKALLVFGSNPVVSAPRANQVESRLRDLDLLIVADFVRSETAAIADVVLPTAQWAEEDGTMTNLEGRVLRRRALRPPPPGVRTDLAVLAELAGRLGEQGGSAGGVGDGGPAERGAAPGTGPVPGPRFPTDPGVVFEELRRASAGGIADYAGISWERIDAEDGVFWPCPTEDGAGTPRLFADRFSTPDGRARFLPVEHRAVAEEVCPDYPVYLTTGRVLAQYQSGAQTRRIAPLHRAAPGAFLELHPDLAARLGVQDGDEVFVTSRRGEMRAPARITPTIRPDTVFAPFHWAGPARINSVTSDALDPVSRMPEFKVCAVRVEKA; translated from the coding sequence ATGACAGACGGTGCACGAGCTGCGACGCATTCGGGGGATGTGTCCCAGGACGTGGCCACCCACTGCCCCTACTGTGCGTTGCAGTGCGGCATGACGCTGCGGCCCACGGCCGGCCGGGTGGAGGTGCTGCCCCGGCAGTTCCCGACCAACCGTGGCGGCCTCTGCCAGAAGGGCTGGACCGCCGCCGAACTGCTCGACCATCCGGACCGGCTGACCACTCCACTGGTCCGGGACCGGCCGGGCGCGGAGCTTCGACCGGCGACCTGGCCGGAGGCGCTGGACCGGGTGGTGACCGGAATCCGCCGGATCCAGGCCGGGCACGGCCGGGACGCGGTCGCCGTCTTCGGCGGCGGCGGGCTGACCAACGAGAAGGCGTACGCGCTGGGCAAGTTCGCCCGGGTCGCGCTCGGCACCCGCAACATCGACTACAACGGCCGGTTCTGCATGTCGTCGGCCGCCGCCGCCGGGATCCGGGCCTTCGGGATCGACCGGGGACTGCCGTTCCCCCTCGCCGACCTCGGCACCGCCGACACTCTCCTGCTGGTCGGCGCGAACGTCGCCGAGACCATGCCGCCGCTGGTCCGCTACCTGATCGAACAGCGGGAGCGCGGCGGCACCCTGATCGTGATCGACCCCCGGGCCACCGCGACCGCCCGGCAGGCCACCCTGCACCTGCAACCCACCCCCGGGACCGACCTGGCCGTGGCCAACGCCCTGCTGCACGTCGCCCTGGCCGAGGGGTGGGTCGACAAGCGCTACGTGGACGCCCGTACCGCCGGCTTCGAGCCGGTGCGCCGGGTGGCCGCGAGCTACTGGCCGGCCCGGGTCGAGCAGCTGTCCGGAGTGCCGGTGGCCGACCTGGAGGCGGCGGCGCGGGCACTCGGCACCGCCGACCGGGCGATCATCCTCACCGCGCGCGGCGCCGAGCAGCACGCCAAGGGCGTGGACACGGTGACCGCCTTCATCAACCTCGCCCTCGCGCTCGGCCTGCCCGGACGCCCCGGTTCCGGGTACGGCTGCCTCACCGGGCAGGGCAACGGCCAGGGTGGACGCGAGCACGGGCAGAAGGCCGACCAGCTCCCCGGCTACCGGCGCATCGACGATCCGGCCGCCCGCGCACACGTCGCCGGGGTCTGGGGCGTACGCCCGGAGGAGCTGCCCGGCCCGGGGATCTCGGCGTACGAGCTGCTGACCGCGCTCGGCACCCCGGACGGCCCGAAGGCGCTGCTCGTCTTCGGCTCGAACCCGGTGGTCTCGGCTCCCCGGGCGAACCAGGTCGAGAGCCGCCTGCGCGACCTCGACCTGCTGATCGTCGCCGACTTCGTCCGGTCCGAGACGGCGGCGATCGCCGACGTGGTGCTGCCGACGGCACAGTGGGCCGAAGAGGACGGCACGATGACCAATCTGGAGGGCCGGGTGCTGCGGCGTCGCGCCCTCCGTCCACCCCCGCCCGGGGTACGGACCGACCTGGCGGTGCTCGCCGAACTGGCCGGCCGGCTGGGCGAGCAGGGCGGCAGTGCTGGCGGAGTCGGCGACGGCGGCCCGGCCGAGCGGGGCGCGGCACCCGGCACCGGTCCCGTACCCGGGCCCCGGTTTCCGACCGACCCCGGGGTCGTCTTCGAGGAGCTGCGCCGGGCCTCGGCCGGTGGGATCGCCGACTACGCGGGCATCAGCTGGGAGCGGATCGATGCCGAGGACGGGGTCTTCTGGCCCTGCCCCACCGAGGACGGGGCGGGGACCCCGCGACTGTTCGCCGACCGGTTCTCCACCCCGGACGGACGGGCCCGGTTTCTGCCGGTGGAGCACCGCGCGGTCGCCGAGGAGGTCTGCCCGGACTATCCGGTCTACCTCACCACCGGGCGGGTGCTGGCGCAGTACCAGTCCGGAGCGCAGACCCGGCGGATCGCACCGCTGCACCGGGCCGCGCCCGGTGCCTTTCTGGAGCTGCACCCCGACCTGGCGGCCCGGCTCGGGGTCCAGGACGGCGACGAGGTTTTCGTGACCAGCCGTCGGGGCGAGATGCGGGCACCGGCCCGGATCACCCCGACGATCCGGCCGGACACGGTCTTCGCCCCCTTCCACTGGGCGGGTCCGGCCCGGATCAACTCCGTCACCAGTGACGCCCTCGACCCGGTCTCCCGGATGCCGGAGTTCAAGGTCTGCGCGGTCCGGGTGGAGAAGGCGTGA
- a CDS encoding FAD-dependent oxidoreductase, with product MSESDNRIVIVGHGMAGARLAAELPARTGDAKITVLGAERHRAYNRIMLSNLLAGKVDEAGVELTEAAGHGIDVQPGVQVTAIDPAARTVTTSRGDLLGYGHLVLATGGRALVPPLPGLDPDRLPDRVAVFRTLDDCRRILSVATGARQALVLGGGLLGLEAARGLAARGLDVHVVHPVGHLMERQLDPAAGAVLARTLAGLGVTAHLEVAAVAVDARADGVALTLSDGRELAADLLVLSCGVRPDVGLATSAGLTVDRGVVVDDRLRTSDPHISAIGDCAQHAGVVTGLVAPAWEQARVLAAVLAGRDTRARYRPRPSVTRLKAAGIDLAAMGDPGSGPGPDVEELSFSDPVRGTYARLRIVGERLTGAIMLGDNPAVGTVIQLFDRGAPVPIDRRSLLLGRSRDGTIAPPVESPALIPDSATVCQCNTVRKGALVRCWRAGARSMDELVAGTRATTGCGSCRDAVEGILGWLSAIDTPETAEEVAA from the coding sequence GTGAGCGAGTCAGACAACCGGATCGTCATCGTCGGCCACGGGATGGCCGGCGCCCGGTTGGCAGCCGAGCTGCCGGCCCGGACCGGCGATGCGAAGATCACCGTGCTCGGCGCCGAGCGGCACCGCGCGTACAACCGGATCATGCTGTCGAACCTGCTCGCCGGCAAGGTCGACGAGGCCGGGGTGGAGCTGACCGAGGCGGCCGGGCACGGCATCGACGTACAGCCCGGGGTGCAGGTCACCGCCATCGACCCGGCGGCGCGCACGGTGACGACGAGCCGCGGTGACCTTCTCGGGTACGGCCACCTCGTGCTCGCCACCGGCGGACGGGCCCTGGTGCCGCCGCTGCCCGGACTCGACCCGGACCGGTTGCCGGACCGGGTCGCGGTCTTCCGGACCCTCGACGACTGCCGGCGGATCCTCTCCGTCGCCACCGGAGCGCGCCAGGCCCTGGTGCTCGGCGGCGGGCTGCTCGGGCTGGAGGCGGCCCGCGGTCTGGCCGCCCGTGGCCTCGACGTGCACGTCGTGCATCCGGTCGGGCACCTGATGGAACGACAGCTCGATCCGGCGGCCGGCGCGGTGCTGGCCCGTACCCTGGCGGGGCTCGGCGTCACCGCCCACCTGGAGGTGGCGGCCGTCGCGGTGGACGCCCGCGCCGACGGCGTCGCCCTGACCCTCTCCGACGGGCGGGAACTCGCCGCCGACCTGCTGGTCCTCTCCTGCGGGGTACGCCCGGACGTGGGCCTGGCCACATCCGCCGGGCTGACCGTCGACCGGGGGGTGGTGGTCGACGACCGGCTGCGGACCAGCGACCCGCACATCTCGGCCATCGGCGACTGCGCCCAGCACGCCGGCGTGGTGACCGGGCTGGTCGCGCCGGCCTGGGAACAGGCCCGGGTCCTGGCGGCGGTGCTGGCCGGCCGGGACACCCGGGCCCGCTACCGCCCCCGGCCCTCGGTGACCCGGCTCAAGGCGGCCGGCATCGACCTCGCCGCGATGGGGGATCCCGGCTCCGGCCCCGGCCCCGACGTCGAGGAACTCAGCTTCTCCGACCCGGTCCGGGGGACGTACGCCCGGCTGCGGATCGTCGGTGAACGGCTGACCGGGGCGATCATGCTGGGCGACAATCCGGCGGTCGGCACGGTGATCCAGCTCTTCGACCGGGGCGCACCGGTGCCGATCGACCGACGGTCGCTGCTGCTGGGCCGCAGTCGCGACGGAACGATCGCGCCGCCGGTCGAGTCGCCCGCGCTGATCCCCGACTCGGCGACGGTCTGCCAGTGCAACACGGTCCGCAAGGGCGCGCTGGTGCGCTGCTGGCGGGCCGGAGCGAGGTCCATGGACGAACTGGTCGCCGGCACCCGGGCCACCACCGGCTGCGGCAGTTGCCGGGACGCCGTCGAGGGAATCCTCGGCTGGCTGTCCGCGATAGACACCCCCGAGACGGCGGAAGAGGTGGCGGCGTGA